One genomic segment of Burkholderia pyrrocinia includes these proteins:
- a CDS encoding accessory factor UbiK family protein, with amino-acid sequence MKQPSDVFNDLQSRVSDLLKNSPAKDVERNVKAMLSQGFSKLDLVTREEFDTQAQVLARTRVRLEELEKRVAELEQKLAAPQA; translated from the coding sequence ATGAAGCAACCCAGCGACGTCTTCAACGATCTGCAGTCGCGCGTCAGCGACCTGCTGAAAAACTCGCCGGCCAAGGACGTCGAGCGCAACGTGAAGGCCATGCTGTCGCAAGGCTTCTCGAAGCTCGATCTCGTCACGCGCGAGGAATTCGACACGCAGGCGCAGGTGCTCGCCCGCACCCGCGTGCGCCTCGAGGAACTCGAAAAGCGTGTCGCGGAACTCGAGCAGAAGCTCGCGGCACCACAGGCCTGA
- a CDS encoding P-II family nitrogen regulator has protein sequence MKLITAIIKPFKLDETREALSALGVSGITVTEVKGFGRQKGHTELYRGAEYVVDFLPKMKIEAAVSDDLVDQAVEAIERAARTGKIGDGKIFVTPIEQVIRIRTGETGADAL, from the coding sequence ATGAAACTCATTACCGCAATCATCAAGCCGTTCAAGCTCGATGAGACGCGCGAAGCGCTGTCGGCGCTCGGCGTCTCCGGCATCACGGTGACGGAGGTGAAAGGGTTCGGGCGCCAGAAGGGGCATACCGAGCTGTATCGCGGCGCCGAATACGTGGTCGATTTCCTGCCGAAGATGAAGATCGAGGCGGCCGTGTCCGACGATCTCGTCGACCAGGCAGTCGAGGCGATCGAGCGGGCCGCACGCACCGGCAAGATCGGCGACGGCAAGATCTTCGTCACGCCGATCGAGCAAGTAATCCGGATTCGCACCGGGGAGACAGGCGCTGACGCGCTGTAA
- a CDS encoding ammonium transporter: MRKLLMSLLMAGSLIAAGVGPALADDAASAAAASAPAASAPDASAAAAPAATASAAPDASAAAAAPASGAADASAAAAASAPAAPAAPTAPFSVDSSKINSGDTAWMLTSTALVLFMTVPGLALFYAGMVRKKNVLATVMQSFAITALITVLWTVVGYSLAFTPGNGFIGGLSRTFLHGMNYIHGDKATTLTVSHLAPTIPESVYFVYQMTFAIITPALICGAFADRMKFSAMLVFMTLWSLIVYVPIAHMVWEPTGWLSSDGVLDFAGGTVVHINAGIAGLMSCLVLGKRVGYGRESMAPHNLVLTMIGGSMLWVGWFGFNAGSAVAADGRAGFAMLTTQVATACAALGWMFAEWVAKGKPSVLGIVSGAVAGLVAITPAAGFVGVAGALVIGIAAGVVCFWSATWLKSKLGYDDSLDAFGVHGVGGILGALLTGVFAVKDIGGADGSLLLQAKGVLITLVYSGVLSFVLLKLIDLTIGLRVSEEEEREGLDVILHGEHVE; this comes from the coding sequence ATGCGTAAACTTCTGATGTCCCTGCTGATGGCCGGCTCGCTGATCGCGGCCGGTGTTGGCCCCGCGCTCGCGGACGACGCGGCGTCCGCCGCGGCTGCGTCCGCACCCGCCGCTTCGGCCCCCGACGCATCGGCTGCCGCGGCACCCGCCGCGACGGCGAGCGCCGCGCCTGACGCATCCGCCGCTGCCGCCGCACCGGCTTCGGGCGCCGCCGACGCATCGGCCGCCGCCGCCGCGTCCGCGCCGGCCGCACCCGCCGCGCCGACCGCGCCGTTCTCCGTCGATTCGTCGAAGATCAACTCGGGCGACACCGCGTGGATGCTGACCTCCACCGCGCTCGTGCTGTTCATGACGGTCCCCGGCCTCGCGCTGTTCTACGCGGGCATGGTCCGCAAGAAGAACGTGCTCGCGACCGTGATGCAGAGCTTCGCGATCACCGCGCTGATCACGGTGCTGTGGACGGTGGTCGGCTACAGCCTCGCGTTCACGCCGGGCAACGGCTTCATCGGCGGCCTGTCGCGCACGTTCCTGCACGGGATGAACTACATCCACGGCGACAAGGCGACGACGCTGACCGTCAGCCACCTGGCGCCGACGATTCCGGAATCGGTCTACTTCGTCTACCAGATGACGTTCGCGATCATCACGCCGGCACTGATCTGCGGCGCGTTCGCCGACCGGATGAAGTTCTCGGCGATGCTCGTGTTCATGACGCTCTGGTCGCTGATCGTCTATGTGCCGATCGCGCACATGGTGTGGGAGCCGACCGGCTGGCTGTCATCGGACGGCGTGCTCGACTTCGCGGGCGGTACGGTGGTGCACATCAACGCCGGTATCGCGGGCCTGATGTCGTGCCTGGTGCTCGGCAAGCGCGTCGGCTACGGCCGCGAATCGATGGCGCCGCACAACCTCGTGCTGACGATGATCGGCGGCTCGATGCTGTGGGTCGGCTGGTTCGGCTTCAACGCGGGTTCGGCGGTCGCGGCTGACGGCCGTGCCGGCTTCGCGATGCTGACGACGCAAGTGGCGACCGCCTGCGCGGCGCTCGGCTGGATGTTTGCCGAGTGGGTCGCGAAGGGCAAGCCGTCGGTGCTCGGCATCGTGTCGGGCGCGGTCGCTGGTCTCGTGGCGATCACCCCGGCGGCCGGCTTCGTCGGCGTGGCGGGCGCGCTCGTGATCGGCATCGCGGCGGGCGTCGTGTGCTTCTGGTCGGCGACGTGGCTCAAGTCGAAGCTCGGCTACGACGATTCGCTCGACGCGTTCGGCGTGCACGGCGTGGGCGGGATTCTCGGCGCGCTGCTGACGGGCGTGTTCGCGGTCAAGGACATCGGCGGCGCCGACGGCAGCCTGCTGCTGCAGGCCAAGGGCGTGCTGATCACGCTGGTCTACAGCGGCGTGCTGAGCTTCGTGCTGCTGAAGCTGATCGACCTGACGATCGGCCTGCGCGTGTCCGAAGAGGAAGAGCGCGAAGGTCTCGACGTGATCCTGCACGGCGAGCATGTCGAATAA
- the gshA gene encoding glutamate--cysteine ligase, protein MVPHLVTALNGPLLELEQKILDATPAIERWFRLEWQEHTPPFYCSVDLRNAGFKLAPVDANLFPGAFNNLPSEVLPLAVQAAMAAIEKICPDAKNLLVIPELPTRNAFYLENVARLATIMRQAGLNVRFGSLDPSIIDMTPITLADGQKIVLEPLERSQRRLGLKNFDPCSILLNNDLSAGIPAVLENLHEQYLLPPLHAGWAVRRKSTHFSCYDDVAKKFAKMVGVDPWMVNPYFAHVEGVDWQGHEGEQALADAIDGVLKKIARKYREYGISEKPYVVVKADAGTAGRGVMTVHDAAEIGRMSKAERAQMAESKAGLAVRDVIVQEGVYTFERVGDEVAEPVVYMIDRYVVGGFYRTHGGRERDQNLNAPGMHYVPLGFEHTALPDAGAKPGAAPPNRFYMYGVVARLSLIASSIELEKTDPEAIQV, encoded by the coding sequence ATGGTTCCCCACCTCGTTACCGCGTTGAACGGTCCGCTGCTCGAACTCGAGCAGAAGATCCTCGACGCGACGCCTGCGATCGAACGCTGGTTCAGGCTCGAATGGCAGGAACATACCCCGCCGTTCTATTGTTCGGTGGACCTGCGCAATGCCGGCTTCAAGCTGGCGCCCGTCGACGCGAACCTGTTTCCCGGCGCGTTCAACAATCTGCCGTCCGAAGTGCTGCCGCTCGCCGTGCAGGCCGCGATGGCCGCGATCGAGAAGATCTGCCCGGACGCGAAGAACCTGCTCGTGATTCCCGAGCTGCCGACCCGCAACGCGTTCTACCTGGAAAACGTCGCGCGCCTCGCGACGATCATGCGCCAGGCCGGCCTGAACGTGCGCTTCGGCTCGCTCGACCCGAGCATCATCGACATGACGCCGATCACGCTGGCCGACGGCCAGAAGATCGTGCTCGAACCGCTCGAGCGTTCGCAGCGCCGCCTCGGCCTGAAGAATTTCGACCCGTGCTCGATCCTGCTGAACAACGACCTGTCGGCCGGCATCCCGGCCGTGCTGGAAAACCTGCACGAGCAGTACCTGCTGCCGCCGCTGCACGCGGGCTGGGCCGTGCGCCGCAAGTCGACGCACTTCTCGTGCTACGACGACGTCGCGAAGAAGTTCGCGAAGATGGTCGGCGTCGATCCGTGGATGGTGAATCCGTATTTCGCGCACGTCGAAGGCGTCGACTGGCAGGGCCATGAAGGCGAGCAGGCGCTCGCCGACGCGATCGACGGTGTGCTGAAGAAGATCGCGCGCAAGTATCGCGAATACGGGATCAGCGAGAAGCCGTACGTCGTCGTGAAGGCCGACGCGGGCACGGCGGGGCGCGGCGTGATGACCGTGCACGACGCGGCCGAGATCGGCCGCATGTCGAAGGCCGAGCGCGCGCAGATGGCCGAGTCGAAGGCCGGCCTCGCGGTGCGCGACGTGATCGTGCAGGAAGGCGTCTATACGTTCGAGCGCGTCGGCGACGAAGTGGCCGAGCCCGTCGTATACATGATCGACCGCTACGTGGTCGGCGGTTTCTACCGCACGCACGGCGGCCGCGAGCGCGACCAGAACCTGAACGCGCCCGGCATGCACTACGTGCCGCTGGGCTTCGAGCACACCGCGCTGCCGGATGCCGGCGCGAAGCCGGGCGCCGCGCCGCCGAACCGTTTCTACATGTACGGCGTCGTCGCGCGGCTGTCGCTGATCGCGTCGTCGATCGAACTGGAAAAGACCGATCCCGAAGCCATCCAGGTGTAA
- the gshB gene encoding glutathione synthase produces MDILFIADPLEHFKIYKDSTYAMMAEAARRGHAVYACEPRHLAWTGSAVEADVRRITFVGELDDLHRETWFDAGSVDARRLESFGAVLMRKDPPFDMEYVTSTWLLELAERAGARVFNKAQSIRDHSEKLAIGEFPQFVAPTLVTRDAKRLRAFHAEHGDVILKPLDGMGGMGVFRVKPDGMNLGSIVEMLSHDGTRSVMAQKFIPEIKAGDKRILLIGGEPVPYSLARIPQGSEVRGNLAAGGLGVAQPLTARDREIARTLGPVLASRGLLLVGLDAIGDWLTEVNVTSPTCFREIMEQTGFDVAAMFIDALERAAA; encoded by the coding sequence ATGGACATTCTTTTTATCGCCGACCCGCTCGAGCATTTCAAGATCTACAAGGATTCGACCTACGCGATGATGGCGGAGGCCGCGCGGCGCGGGCATGCGGTGTACGCGTGCGAGCCGCGCCACCTCGCGTGGACGGGTTCCGCGGTCGAGGCCGACGTGCGGCGCATCACGTTCGTCGGCGAGCTCGACGATCTGCATCGCGAGACCTGGTTTGACGCGGGGTCCGTCGATGCGCGCCGTCTCGAATCGTTCGGCGCGGTGCTGATGCGCAAGGATCCGCCGTTCGACATGGAATACGTGACGTCGACCTGGCTGCTCGAACTGGCCGAGCGCGCGGGCGCACGCGTGTTCAACAAGGCGCAGTCGATCCGCGACCATTCGGAGAAGCTCGCGATCGGCGAGTTTCCTCAGTTCGTCGCGCCCACGCTCGTCACGCGCGACGCGAAACGGCTGCGCGCATTCCATGCCGAGCATGGCGACGTGATCCTGAAGCCGCTCGACGGGATGGGCGGGATGGGCGTGTTCCGCGTGAAGCCGGACGGCATGAACCTCGGCTCGATCGTCGAGATGCTGAGCCACGACGGCACGCGCTCGGTGATGGCGCAGAAGTTCATTCCCGAGATCAAGGCCGGCGACAAGCGCATCCTGCTGATCGGCGGCGAGCCGGTGCCGTATTCGCTCGCGCGGATTCCGCAGGGCAGCGAGGTGCGCGGCAATCTCGCCGCGGGCGGGCTGGGTGTCGCGCAGCCGCTGACTGCCCGCGATCGCGAGATCGCCCGGACGCTCGGGCCGGTGCTCGCGTCGCGCGGGCTGCTGCTGGTCGGCCTCGATGCGATCGGCGACTGGCTGACCGAGGTGAACGTCACGAGTCCGACGTGCTTCCGCGAGATCATGGAGCAGACGGGCTTCGACGTCGCCGCGATGTTCATCGACGCGCTGGAGCGTGCGGCCGCGTAG
- a CDS encoding PTS sugar transporter subunit IIA, whose product MAGILIIAHAPLATALRDCIAHIYGGVPARIGCIDVTADSDPTQVMAFAHAELARLMEENGVVVLTDMYGATPANIAGQLAKIANVRVLAGANLPMLVRAVCYRTVPLDKLVDKALSGGAKGVHEVAAGTPPPPTEAGCGQCAPIPPEPQPRTESH is encoded by the coding sequence ATGGCCGGGATCCTGATCATCGCGCACGCCCCGCTCGCCACCGCGCTGCGGGATTGCATCGCGCACATCTACGGCGGCGTGCCCGCGCGCATCGGCTGTATCGACGTGACGGCGGACAGCGATCCGACCCAGGTGATGGCGTTCGCGCACGCGGAACTCGCGCGGCTCATGGAAGAGAACGGCGTGGTCGTGCTGACCGACATGTACGGCGCGACGCCCGCGAACATCGCGGGCCAGCTCGCGAAGATCGCCAACGTGCGCGTGCTGGCGGGCGCAAACCTGCCGATGCTCGTGCGGGCCGTCTGCTATCGGACCGTGCCGCTCGACAAGCTCGTCGACAAGGCGCTGTCCGGCGGCGCGAAGGGCGTCCACGAAGTGGCGGCCGGTACGCCGCCGCCGCCGACGGAAGCCGGCTGCGGCCAGTGCGCGCCGATTCCGCCCGAACCGCAACCGCGCACCGAATCGCACTGA
- a CDS encoding HPr family phosphocarrier protein, with protein MLQQETTIVNKLGLHARASAKLTQLAGNFQSEVWMTRNGRKINAKSIMGVMMLAAGIGSTVTIETEGADEREAMDALLKLIADKFGEGQ; from the coding sequence ATGCTTCAACAAGAAACCACCATCGTCAATAAATTGGGGCTCCATGCGCGCGCATCGGCCAAGCTTACGCAACTGGCTGGCAACTTCCAGTCGGAAGTCTGGATGACACGCAACGGGCGCAAGATCAATGCAAAGAGCATCATGGGCGTGATGATGCTGGCGGCGGGCATCGGCAGCACCGTGACGATCGAGACCGAAGGGGCCGACGAGCGGGAAGCGATGGACGCGCTATTGAAGCTGATTGCCGACAAGTTCGGCGAAGGCCAGTGA
- the ptsP gene encoding phosphoenolpyruvate--protein phosphotransferase: protein MSFTLHGIPVSRGIAIGRAYLIAPAALDVAHYLVEANQIDAEVERFRTALEVVHHELEALRADLTDDTPSEVGAFIDVHIMILSDAMLVQETIDLIRTRRYNVEWALTEQLELLTRHFDDIEDEYLRERKADIEQVVERVLKALAGAPSASQALDRAAANGTNEMIVVAHDIAPADMMQFKTQSFQAFVTDLGGRTSHTAIVARSLGIPAAVGVQHASALIRQDDLIIVDGDQGIVIVDPAPIVLEEYSYRQSEKLLEQRKLQRLKFSPTQTLCGTKIDLYANIELPDDAKAAVDAGAVGVGLFRSEFLFMHQKAMPEEEEQFAAYKRAVEWMKGMPVTIRTIDVGADKPLEALDEGYETAPNPALGLRAIRWSLSEPQMFLTQLRAILRASAFGQVKILIPMLAHAQEIDQSLDLIREAKRQLDDAGLAYDPNVRIGAMIEIPAAAIALPLFLKRFDFLSIGTNDLIQYTLAIDRADNAVAHLYDPLHPAVLHLISYTLREAKRAGVSVSVCGEMAGDPTLTRLLLGMGLTEFSMHPSQLLVVKQEILRAHLKALEKPTADVLAAFEPEELQAALQRLSVAEPRADAAA, encoded by the coding sequence GTGTCCTTCACGCTGCATGGCATTCCCGTCTCACGTGGTATCGCGATCGGGCGAGCGTATCTGATCGCGCCGGCGGCGCTTGACGTCGCCCATTACCTGGTCGAGGCGAACCAGATCGACGCCGAGGTCGAGCGTTTTCGCACGGCGCTCGAAGTCGTGCATCACGAACTCGAAGCGTTGCGCGCCGACCTGACCGACGACACCCCGAGCGAAGTGGGTGCGTTCATCGACGTCCACATCATGATCCTGAGCGATGCGATGCTCGTGCAGGAAACCATCGACCTGATCCGCACGCGCCGCTACAACGTCGAGTGGGCGCTGACCGAGCAGCTCGAGTTGCTCACGCGCCACTTCGACGACATCGAGGACGAATACCTGCGCGAGCGCAAGGCCGACATCGAGCAGGTGGTCGAGCGCGTGCTGAAGGCGCTCGCCGGTGCGCCGTCGGCGTCGCAGGCGCTCGACCGCGCGGCCGCGAACGGCACGAACGAGATGATCGTCGTCGCGCACGACATCGCGCCGGCCGACATGATGCAGTTCAAGACGCAGTCGTTCCAGGCGTTCGTCACCGATCTCGGCGGGCGCACGTCGCACACGGCGATCGTCGCGCGCAGCCTCGGCATTCCGGCCGCGGTCGGTGTGCAGCACGCGAGCGCATTGATCCGCCAGGACGACCTGATCATCGTCGACGGCGACCAGGGCATCGTGATCGTCGATCCCGCGCCGATCGTCCTCGAGGAATATTCGTACCGCCAGTCCGAGAAGCTGCTCGAACAACGCAAGCTGCAGCGTCTGAAATTCTCGCCGACGCAAACGTTGTGCGGCACGAAGATCGACCTGTACGCGAACATCGAGCTGCCCGACGACGCGAAGGCGGCCGTTGACGCCGGCGCGGTCGGCGTCGGCCTGTTCCGCTCCGAGTTCCTGTTCATGCATCAGAAGGCGATGCCGGAGGAGGAGGAGCAGTTCGCCGCGTACAAGCGGGCCGTCGAGTGGATGAAGGGCATGCCGGTGACGATCCGCACGATCGACGTCGGCGCGGACAAGCCGCTCGAGGCGCTCGACGAAGGCTACGAGACGGCGCCGAACCCGGCGCTCGGCCTGCGTGCGATCCGCTGGAGCCTGTCCGAGCCGCAGATGTTCCTCACGCAGTTGCGCGCGATCCTGCGCGCGTCCGCGTTTGGCCAGGTGAAGATCCTGATCCCGATGCTCGCGCACGCGCAGGAGATCGACCAGTCGCTCGACCTGATCCGCGAGGCGAAGCGCCAGCTCGACGACGCGGGGCTCGCTTACGATCCGAACGTGCGCATCGGCGCGATGATCGAGATCCCGGCCGCGGCGATCGCGCTGCCGTTGTTCCTGAAGCGGTTCGATTTCCTGTCGATCGGCACGAACGACCTGATCCAGTACACGCTCGCGATCGATCGCGCGGACAACGCGGTCGCGCACCTGTACGACCCGCTGCACCCGGCCGTGCTGCACCTGATCTCCTATACGTTGCGGGAAGCGAAGCGCGCGGGCGTGTCCGTGTCGGTATGCGGGGAGATGGCGGGCGATCCGACGCTCACGCGGCTGTTGCTCGGGATGGGGCTCACCGAGTTCTCGATGCACCCGAGCCAGTTGCTCGTCGTGAAGCAGGAGATCCTGCGCGCGCACCTGAAGGCGCTCGAGAAGCCGACGGCCGACGTGCTGGCCGCGTTCGAGCCGGAGGAACTGCAGGCGGCGCTGCAGCGTCTGTCGGTCGCCGAGCCGCGTGCGGACGCGGCCGCGTAG
- a CDS encoding HesA/MoeB/ThiF family protein: MNDDQLLRYSRHILVDEIGIEAQQRFLDAHAIVVGAGGLGSPAAMYLAASGVGTITLVDADTVDLTNLQRQILHVTSSVGRSKVESGRDALAQLNPEVHVNAVAERVDDAWLDAHVPRATVVLDCTDNFATRHAINRACVTHGVPLVSGAALRFDGQISTFDFRDPAAPCYACVFPEDQPFEEVACATMGVFAPTVGIIGAMQAAEALRVIGEIGTTLNGRLMMLDSLRMEWTTMKIARQADCPVCGGRH; encoded by the coding sequence ATGAACGACGATCAACTCCTCCGCTACTCCCGCCACATCCTCGTCGACGAAATCGGCATCGAGGCGCAGCAGCGCTTTCTCGACGCGCACGCGATCGTCGTCGGCGCGGGCGGCCTCGGCTCGCCCGCCGCGATGTACCTCGCGGCATCGGGGGTCGGCACGATCACGCTCGTCGACGCCGATACGGTCGACCTCACGAACCTGCAGCGGCAGATCCTGCACGTGACGTCATCGGTCGGCCGCAGCAAGGTCGAATCGGGGCGCGACGCGCTCGCGCAACTGAACCCCGAGGTGCACGTGAACGCGGTCGCGGAACGCGTCGACGATGCGTGGCTCGACGCCCACGTGCCGCGCGCGACCGTCGTGCTCGACTGCACCGACAACTTCGCGACGCGGCACGCGATCAACCGCGCGTGCGTCACGCACGGCGTGCCGCTCGTGTCGGGCGCCGCGCTGCGATTCGACGGCCAGATCAGCACGTTCGATTTCCGCGACCCGGCCGCGCCCTGCTATGCGTGCGTGTTTCCGGAAGACCAGCCGTTCGAGGAAGTCGCATGCGCGACGATGGGCGTGTTCGCGCCGACGGTCGGGATCATCGGCGCGATGCAGGCCGCCGAAGCGTTGCGCGTGATCGGCGAAATCGGCACGACGCTCAACGGGCGGCTGATGATGCTCGATTCGCTGCGGATGGAATGGACGACGATGAAAATCGCGCGCCAGGCCGACTGCCCCGTATGCGGGGGCCGGCACTGA
- a CDS encoding S41 family peptidase, producing the protein MRMKLKNIGLIAAGLATGVFATLQISASAEQTVTAPLPLDQLRLFAEVFGQIKREYVEPVDDKKLLTAAIKGMVSSLDPHSSFLDKTDYDELQEQTKGRFAGLGIEISQEDGLVKVISPIEDTPAFRAGIRPGDLITRINDKPVRGMTLDKAVKQMRGEPGTKVTLTIFRKSDDRTFPVTVTRAIIKVQSVKMKILDPGYAYIRITSFQERTTPDLAAKLQDIARQQPNLKGLVLDLRNNGGGLLQSAVGVAGAFLPPDSVVVSTNGQIPDSKQVYRDTYDNYRLPSFDGDPLKNLPPVFKTVPMIVLTNAYSASASEIVAGALQDSKRAQIMGKTTFGKGSVQTVRPMTAETALRLTTAYYYTPSGRSIQNKGITPDVPVDQYADGDPDDVLVTREVDYTNHLANTQDPNEKKEQEDREQRRMDQLRILEEQNDKKTPEQRQKDRDRKPIEFGSTDDFMMQQALNKLEGKPVQASKSLLAESTTKSPAGKAAPASKASGASAKPASAPKPASAPN; encoded by the coding sequence ATGCGAATGAAATTGAAGAACATCGGCCTGATTGCCGCGGGCCTTGCCACGGGCGTGTTCGCCACGCTGCAGATTTCCGCGTCGGCCGAGCAGACCGTCACGGCGCCGCTTCCCCTCGACCAGCTCCGCCTGTTCGCGGAAGTATTCGGCCAGATCAAGCGCGAGTACGTCGAACCGGTCGACGACAAGAAGCTGCTGACGGCGGCGATCAAGGGCATGGTGTCGAGCCTCGACCCGCATTCGTCGTTCCTCGACAAGACCGACTATGACGAACTGCAGGAGCAGACGAAGGGCCGCTTCGCGGGTCTCGGCATCGAGATCTCGCAGGAAGACGGCCTCGTCAAGGTGATCTCGCCGATCGAGGACACCCCCGCGTTCCGCGCCGGCATCCGTCCGGGCGACCTGATCACGCGCATCAACGACAAGCCGGTGCGCGGCATGACGCTCGACAAGGCCGTCAAGCAGATGCGCGGCGAGCCGGGCACCAAGGTCACGCTGACGATCTTCCGCAAGAGCGACGACCGCACGTTCCCGGTCACGGTCACGCGCGCGATCATCAAGGTCCAGAGCGTGAAGATGAAGATCCTCGATCCGGGCTACGCGTACATCCGCATCACGAGCTTCCAGGAGCGCACGACGCCCGATCTCGCCGCGAAGCTGCAGGACATCGCACGCCAGCAGCCGAACCTGAAGGGCCTCGTCCTCGACCTGCGCAACAACGGCGGCGGCCTGCTGCAGAGCGCGGTCGGCGTTGCCGGCGCGTTCCTGCCGCCCGACTCCGTCGTCGTGTCGACCAACGGCCAGATCCCCGATTCGAAGCAGGTCTACCGCGATACGTACGACAACTATCGCCTGCCGTCCTTCGACGGCGATCCGCTGAAGAACCTGCCGCCGGTCTTCAAGACCGTGCCGATGATCGTGCTGACGAACGCGTATTCGGCGTCCGCGTCGGAAATCGTCGCCGGCGCGCTGCAGGATTCGAAGCGCGCGCAGATCATGGGCAAGACGACGTTCGGCAAGGGTTCGGTGCAGACGGTCCGCCCGATGACGGCCGAAACCGCGCTGCGCCTGACGACCGCGTACTACTACACGCCGAGCGGCCGTTCGATCCAGAACAAGGGCATCACGCCCGACGTGCCGGTCGATCAGTACGCGGACGGCGATCCGGACGACGTGCTCGTGACGCGCGAGGTCGACTATACGAACCACCTCGCGAACACGCAGGACCCGAACGAGAAGAAGGAACAGGAAGATCGCGAGCAGCGCCGGATGGATCAACTGCGCATCCTCGAAGAGCAGAACGACAAGAAGACGCCGGAGCAACGCCAGAAGGACCGCGATCGCAAGCCGATCGAGTTCGGCAGCACCGACGACTTCATGATGCAGCAGGCGCTCAACAAGCTCGAAGGCAAGCCCGTCCAGGCATCGAAGTCGCTGCTCGCCGAGAGCACGACGAAGAGCCCGGCAGGCAAGGCCGCCCCGGCCTCGAAGGCATCGGGCGCGAGCGCGAAGCCGGCTTCCGCACCGAAGCCCGCGTCGGCGCCGAATTAA
- the gpmA gene encoding 2,3-diphosphoglycerate-dependent phosphoglycerate mutase produces the protein MYKLVLIRHGESTWNKENRFTGWVDVDLTEQGRNEAYQAGELLKEAGYTFDLAYTSVLKRAIRTLWHVQDRMDLMYLPVVHSWRLNERHYGALSGLNKAETAAKFGDEQVLVWRRSYDTPPPALEPTDERAPFNDPRYAKVPREQLPLTECLKDTVARVLPLWNESIAPAVRAGKQVLIAAHGNSLRALIKYLDGISDSDIVGLNIPNGVPLVYELDENLKPITHYYLGDQEAIAQAQAAVAKQGKAG, from the coding sequence ATGTACAAACTCGTTCTCATCCGCCACGGCGAATCGACGTGGAACAAGGAAAACCGCTTCACCGGCTGGGTCGACGTCGACCTGACCGAACAGGGTCGCAACGAGGCCTACCAGGCCGGCGAATTGCTCAAGGAGGCCGGCTACACGTTCGACCTCGCGTACACGTCGGTGCTCAAGCGCGCGATCCGCACGCTGTGGCACGTGCAGGACCGGATGGACCTGATGTACCTGCCGGTCGTCCATTCGTGGCGCCTGAACGAGCGCCACTACGGCGCGCTGTCGGGGCTGAACAAGGCGGAAACGGCCGCGAAGTTCGGCGACGAGCAAGTGCTCGTCTGGCGCCGCAGCTACGACACGCCGCCGCCCGCGCTCGAGCCGACCGACGAGCGCGCGCCGTTCAACGACCCGCGTTATGCGAAGGTGCCGCGCGAGCAGCTTCCGCTCACCGAGTGCCTGAAGGACACGGTCGCGCGCGTGCTGCCGCTGTGGAACGAGTCGATCGCGCCGGCGGTCCGCGCCGGCAAGCAGGTGCTGATCGCCGCGCACGGCAACTCGCTGCGCGCGCTGATCAAGTACCTCGACGGGATCTCGGACAGCGACATCGTCGGCCTGAACATCCCGAACGGCGTGCCGCTCGTGTATGAACTCGACGAGAACCTGAAGCCGATCACGCACTATTACCTCGGCGACCAGGAAGCGATCGCGCAGGCGCAGGCCGCCGTCGCGAAGCAGGGCAAGGCGGGCTGA
- a CDS encoding rhodanese-like domain-containing protein, translated as MTFFTDYTNLALIAILLVSGGLLAWPALRRGRGGLSAAEATQLINRRNAVVIDVRAASDFAAGHLPSARQVAAGEIGAKIAQVAKNKSTPVLLVCQNGQQSQKAAREVEAAGYAEVHVLEGGVAAWQQAGMPVVKQGVAK; from the coding sequence GTGACGTTCTTTACCGATTACACGAACCTGGCCCTCATCGCGATCCTGCTGGTATCCGGCGGCCTGCTGGCCTGGCCCGCGCTGCGCCGCGGCCGCGGCGGCCTGTCGGCTGCAGAGGCCACCCAACTCATCAACCGCCGCAACGCGGTCGTGATCGACGTGCGTGCCGCGTCCGATTTCGCTGCCGGCCACCTGCCGTCGGCGCGTCAGGTCGCGGCGGGCGAGATCGGCGCGAAGATCGCGCAGGTCGCGAAGAACAAGAGCACGCCGGTGCTGCTCGTCTGCCAGAACGGCCAGCAGTCGCAGAAGGCGGCGCGCGAGGTCGAGGCGGCGGGCTACGCCGAGGTGCACGTGCTCGAGGGCGGCGTGGCCGCCTGGCAGCAGGCCGGGATGCCGGTCGTCAAACAAGGAGTGGCGAAGTGA